The stretch of DNA CTTTTCGTTAATCATCCTATTTCTATGCTTGCACACGTTTGGTGCACGTTATCTGTACTCGTACGTGCCGTACGACGCTTGGTCCGAAAACCTGTTGGGCATCAATCTCAGTGAAGTTTTCGGATTCCACCGGAATCACTACGACCGCGTGGTGCACTTGTCCTACGGACTACTGCTGGCGATTCCCGTTCAGGAATTCGAACATCGATATTTGGGGCTGTCCAAAGTCTTGTCCTCCTTGTTGGCCCTCGAGTTCATTATCGCGACGAGCGCCAGTTACGAAATGATTGAATGGTTGGTTGCCGTGGTCTTTACTCCAGACTGGGCGGACCAATTCCTCGGCCAGCAAGGTGACATATTTGATGCGCAGAAAGACATGGCATTGGCCACGACGGGAGCCATCATTTCCATCAGCGTTGTGGCGTTAATTGATCGCTTGTGTATGAAGGCAAGGTGAAGTACGCCAAGTATCTCTCCCCAACCAGACGCGGTCGCCGCGAACTTTTCGCTGTTTCCCCGTGTCGTGTCGAACCGGGCTGTTATACTCGTATGTTGTGGACGTTGGCACGTTAGAGGGATGAGATCATGAATAACTCGCAGTTGCGGCGGATTGGGGTGCCGGATTTTTGTATTAAGTCGGCGCTGGCGGCGGTGCAGGTGTTGGCCAAACAGCGCGGCGTCCGTGGGGGAGCAATGAAGGAGCGGATGCGTGCGGTGTTGGCGGCGCCTGAGGATTTTGTGGAGGACGTTGACCTTGGGGAATTCGCACGCGATATCATCGAGGATCGTGAGTTCACGCGACCGGAGCCGATTGAATATCGTACCTGGGGTAACGACATCGATGCCGGGGCACATCATCAGATGCAGCAGTCCTGTTCGTTGCCGATGGCGGTCGGCGGGGCGCTGATGCCCGATGCGCATATCGGTTACGGTCTGCCGATTGGCGGGGTGTTGGCGCTGGACAATGCCGTTGTGCCGTATGCGGTCGGTGTGGACATCGCTTGCCGTATGAAACTCTCGGTGCTCGACTTGCCGGTGGCGGCGCTCGATGAGGAATTTCATCGCTGCAAGCACGCCCTCGAGGGGGGGACGCGGTTCGGCGTCGGGTCTACGCATCAGCGGCCGCAACAGCACGATGTGATGGATGAAGATTGGACCGTTACCCGCGTCACGCGCGAAAACAAGGACAAGGCCTGGCGACAACTGGGGACGTCCGGTTCGGGGAATCACTTTGTCGAGTTCGGCGTGTTTACACTCGACGTGCGCGATGAGGAACTGGGCCTGGATGCCGGGGAATATGTCGCGCTACTCAGCCATAGCGGGAGTCGTGGGGCGGGGGCGTCGGTCTGCAATGTTTATAGCAGCATCGCCCGCAAGCGATTGCCAAAGCGTTACGAAGATGTGCAACGCTTGGCGTGGCTGGACATGGATTCCGAGGCGGGGCAGGAGTACTGGGCGGCGATGAACCTGATGGGGGACTACGCCGCTGCCAACCATGCGGTCATCCACCGACTGGTCTCGGACCTGTTGGGAGCAGCGGTGATTGGAGGAGTGGAGAACCACCACAACTTTGCTTGGAAGGAGATGCACGGCGGAAAAGAAGTGATCGTACACCGCAAGGGAGCAACCCCGGCAGGAGCGGGGGTCTTGGGCGTGATTCCCGGTTCCATGGCGGACCCGGCGTACGTTGTTCGCGGCAAAGGAAACCCAGCCAGCCTCGACTCCGCCAGCCACGGCGCCGGCCGCCGTATGTCGCGCACGCAAGCCAAGGATACGTACAACTTCAAAGCGGTCAAGAAGGATCTGGCGGTCAAGGGAATCACCATCCTCTCGGCCGGCGCCGACGAAGTCCCGGGCGTGTACAAGAACATCGACGCCGTGATGGGCGAGCAGCAGGATCTGGTGGATATTGTGGCGCGGTTTGATCCGAAGATTGTGAAGATGTGCGGGGATGGGAGCCGTGCGGAGGATTAGTTGGCGGAGGAGTCGCGAGGAATCGTCTAGCCTTCGCAGAGTTAAAATCAGAGAATGATTGCAAAGCCGGGTCGCGAATGTACAGCATGAAGCTTGCTCCGCGACAAGTTGTGAACCCAACCCCTCTTTATGTGCGAACGCGAGCCTCATGTTAAAAATCATCCTTTTCTGTGTGGCAATTGCATTTGTGTTGCCGGCGTTTTGCCAAGAGAAACCTGCCGAGGACGATAAGTCAGCCTACGCACAAGCGCACGAGCTGATGAATCCAGAATTGTACATGGAACAGAGAGCTCGCAAGGCAGTCGTCCTGCTTACAGAGGGGCGGGAGATCAAATCGCTTGAGTCTCGGGAGCTTGCTCTACTCTGTCATGCTTACAACGAGCTATTTGAACACAACGAGCAATTAAAAACGGCGAGACTTCTCTGGACTCGCGAACCGGAAATTCGTGAAGCGACAAGTTGGATGATCAATTCGCTGCACAATTCATACATGTTCGCAGATGACAATAAGCCATTGATGGACTTTGTTGATCAAGCTTTACACGATGGCAAGGGGAATCGACGTGAACTGTTGACATTTAAGGCGATGGCAACGATCAACCAAAAAAAAGGGCTCTCCGACGCCGAGAAAAGGGTTCTTGCGTCCGACCTGCTGATTGAGGCATATCGGTATGACCCCCAATTCAGACATGGAAGCCCATTAGGAGAGTCCGAACTAAAGGATGCTATCAGGGACGACTCACCAGATTTTATCGACCGCGATCTGCCATTCTGTTCGTTTTTCAGTACGGCTGAACGTAATTCGCTTAAAATACGTATGCGCGAGGCGAAGGCAGAGCGAAAAGCAAAGCAATCACAGAAAAAAGACGGATGAACCGGTGCCGCTGGACGACTGCGTTTTTCCAGAATTGAATCTGAGTGCCGGGTGCCGATAGGGGAAACTCCTTGGCTTCGGTGAATGACTCTCAAAGAATCACTGCAGTATCTTTTCAGTCGAAACCTTATTTTATAGATGAATGCCGCGGTCGTGCAGATTTCCCTATCTACAATCCCCAACTCGCTTGAGACTCGCACCGGGCTTCCGCGTCCCAACTGGCCTGCGATTTATGATTGGGTCGATGCAAACGTAACTCGCGACGCGGACGTCGACGAGATATGGACTCAGTTGGCGCGTGATTGGATTGACGCGCTGATTGAATCGTTGCCGACCGGTTATGCGCGGAGCGAATCTCGCGAATTCATGGTGCTCTCTAGCGGCGACTCGCCCACGGCGGAACATCTGCTTGAGTGTTGCGAATCCTCTCGGCGGATCATTCTTGACAGTCTGGGTAGCGTTGCTCGCGAGGAAGGTTATGGCAAGTATGTACTGTTCGCTTTTGCGAAGGCGGACACCTATTACGACTACATCGCTGATTACTATCCGGACGAGGGGGAATTCGGTTTATCCGGCGGAATGTTTCTCGATGATGGATATGGCCACATTGCAATTCCCGCGGTGTATGCGGGGGGATACGAGCGTACGCTTGCCCATGAAATGACCCACGCACTTCTGCGCCACCTGCCGTTACCAGCTTGGCTAAACGAGGGGGTGACTCAGGTGATCGAAGACATCGCTATGGGAGGTTCGTATTTTATGGTGGACCGCGAAACTGTGCGTAAGCATCGCGACTATTGGAACGTCGACACAATCGACGCATTTTGGTCGGGTGAGTCGTTCTATGCGTCCGACGAAGGTCAGGAGCTAAGCTATCATCTTGCGCAGATCCTCTATCGCAACCTAGTGTCTGATTACCCGAAACAGATCGCGCGTTTTTTGAATTCGGCCAACTATTCCGATGCCGGTGAGGCGGCCTTGGTCGACGTCTGCGGTGTTTCACTGTGTGATCGCGTCACGCAATTCTTGGGGCAGGGGGCGTGGAGTCCCCGTTCAGACTATTTTGAGATTGACGCCGAATAGACCAGCCGTTGCACCCGGCGATAGGATTTGAGATTGAGAACGTGAATTTCCCAAGAGAACTTCATATTCCCCTGTTTGGCTTCACGCTGTAAACTCCGCTTCTCTCCTTCTCATCTCTCGCGAAACCACTATGCGCATCCTACTAGCGGTCATCCTGACGTTGAGTGTTGCGGGGTGTGGCACAATGGCCAACCTTGAGGGGCAGCAGTCCCCATTCCTTTCCCCACCTGGATTTAAGCCAGTTCGTGTTTATGGTGGCGTGCGGAATGACTTTGATTGGGTCTCTGCAGGCTTCAACGATTCCGAAACGGACGGTGATGCCCAAGACAATTCTGACCGCCTGTCTACCCAAATTTTGGAGGATCCAATCGGCGTTGCCGGTGGTATGACTGCGCTCGGTTACTTTGCTGTGGTCGACCCGGTGCTGTCGTTCGCCGCCGATACCATAACCCTGCCGTACGTCATCGGAGTGCTGCAAGAGTCGGCGGATGAATCAAGCGTCGATGTCGCACAGCATCCTCAAATTGAATCCGATCCGTGACTGCCGCCGGTCCACAACTGCACGATCCCGGGTGGATGGCAGCTGGAATGGGGGTGACCGGAGAGCTTGCATTCAAACGGATTGAATCGTTGAGGGGGGCTGTTTTTCTGAGATGGGCCTGCTGCAGCTCCTTGTCATTGCTGATATCCTGGTGAGCTGTGGAGTGAAACGCAGTCAATGCAGGTTTCTGGGTCATCTTAGATTCAGGGAGATACAGCCTCTTATTGCGGTCCTGCCGTTATTTGTTATCTCATAAGGGTTTACGGGTGATGCGCATCGCTTGGGTATATCGATTTATTCGATGTGTTGTGCTCAAACTATCTATTTGACGGATTCCTTGTTCCTGCCTATAAGTTAATAGTACTAAAATCTTGTCCAAGCCGCTCCAGCTGTCTTGGGCGAGGACGGTATCGGAACAAAATAGACAGGTGACATTTTTTTCTCAAAGCGGCGATGAGTGAAAACATTGTGGTTAGACGTGCCGGTCGATCAGGAACGATCGGAGGCAGCATTTGCAGATGGAAGCGAGATTGCACTGTTGGGCCAACCGCTGAGCCGACCGCGAATTATCTGATGTGCGCAGACGCACGTCCCATGACGCGTATGTGACTTTTAATGTTTCCAGGAGATTGATTCTCCAGCTTTCCCTGAGTGATTTGGCACAATTTAATCAGCACGAGGCACGAGGCGCGATGATGAGTGGTGATTTGCGGGCAGAGAAGATTGCAGGGGGCGCCTGGATCCTTGAGCAGTTTACACATAGCAATCCAGTGCACGAACGGAATGCTGCGCGACGTGTGTTGAGCGAAGTCATGCGTGCTTGGCCGGGTGACGTACATCGTTTGTGGTGGAAGTGGTTCAACGAAGCTGCCAAAAGCTTGGGCCTTCGCGCTCGAACCATGGATTGTACGGTTGAGGAAGCGCTGGCGCTGGTTGAGGATGGTGCGCGGCTGGTCACGTATCGTGATGAGCCGAAGTCGGAATGGTTGGCGGTGCTGGGGAAGAGCCGGCGGCGGATTCAAATGGCCTCCGCTGCGCAGACCGTGCAAGAGAAACGGATCTCTGTGCGCTCACTGAAACGCTCTCTGACATCGCTTGCCAAGGATGGGAAAATACGATGTATCGTTTTGGAACCGCAAACCGGCGAACATCCGGTCGGCGGGGCACATATTGCACCACTGGATCGGCTGCGACATTTGATGTTGCCGGAGTGGTCCGACCTTTGGATTGTGTTGGTGTTCGCCTTTGTCGTCGGCCTGCTCATGCTGGCGACCCCCATTGCGATCGAAGCTTTGGTGAACACGGTTGCCTTCGGCCGGTTTCTGCAACCGGTGGTCGTTTTGGCGTTGATTCTGTTCACCTTTCTTGGATTCCTGGCGGCGGTGCGCGCGCTGCAGACATACGTGGTCGAGATCATTCAAAGGCGTTTGTTCGCACGGGTGGCGGCGGATTTGGCATATCGTCTGCCGCGTGTCGAAGCGGAAGCGACGGATGGACATTACGTTCCGGAACTGGTCAATCGTTTTTTTGACATCGTGACGGTTCAAAAGGTGGCGGCACAGCTGCTGCTAGACGGGCTGGGACTGATCTTGACCGCGGTCATCGGTATGGCCGTCTTGGCTTTTTATCATCCCTGGTTGCTCGGTTTTGACATTGTGCTTCTGGCTTCCATCGCTTTCATTATTCTCGTGCTTGGTCGCGGTGCGATTGCGAGTTCTGTGAAGGAGTCGAAACACAAATACTATATGGCCGCTTGGTTGGAAGACATCGCGCGCTGTCCGAGCACCTTCCGCAACGACGGGGGGACTGAGTTTGCATTGGAGCGGGCCGACCGATTCATTCACGAATATCTGTCAGCCAGGAAATCTCACTTTCGTATTTTGATGCGGCAGATTTTGTTTGCCTTGGGCCTGCAGGCCGTCGCCAGCACGGTGTTGCTGGGCATTGGTGGTTGGTTAGTGATTAACGGTGAGCTGACGCTGGGGCAACTTGTGGCGGCGGAACTGATTGTCACGATGATTGTGGGAGCGTTTGCAAAACTCGGCAAACATATGGAGAGTTTTTATGACCTGTTGGCCTCGGTCGACAAGTTGGGAGTGCTGTTTGATCTACCGATCGAACGGCAAAGTGGTATGTTGGGTGTTGGACAACAGGGGCCGATCGACGTCCATGTGAATGCCGTTTCGTATGCGTGGCCGGGTCGACCTGCAGTCGTCGATTCTGTCTCTGTCAAAATTCCCCCAGCAACAAGTTTTGGCATCTTTGGTCCTTCAAATAGCGGAAAGAGTACGCTGGTCGACCTGATTGGTGGACTAAGGTCTCCCACGGCGGGTCACTTAACGCTGGATGGTTTCGATCCCAGTGACCTACGTCCCGATGTCTTTAGAGAACGGGTGGCGATCGTTCGTAATAACGAGGTGTTTCACGCCACAATCGATGAAAACGTGCATCTCCATCGTGAAGATGTTTCATCGAACGATGTCCGTGAGACACTCCAACACCTCGGTCTGCTTGAGCCAATTCTGGAGCTTGACGAAAGCCGAGAAACCGCAATGAGCAGCAGTGGTGCTCCGCTGACTGAAAATCAATGCCGCTTGTTGACAATTGCACGGGCGGTTGTGGGTCGCCCGGGGCTTTTATTGATTGACGGCGTATTGGATGCGCTTCCTGATGAAGAGCTTGAGTTGGTTTTGGATTTCCTGTTAGCCCCAGAGCAGCCCTGGACCATTATTATTGCCACAGGGCGTGAGTCGCTCGCGCGGCGCTGCATGAATCGCATCGATCTGAAGTCACAGTCATCGCCGATTAAATCTTGAATTGGACCTTGGAATGCCCGTCACGACAGTTACGCCTGATACAAAACCGAAGCAATCACGCCGAATGCTTGCGCCAGCAGCCTACAGCGAAACGGCTATGCCGTCATTGCGGCTTGCGCGCTCTTCGCGATTGGCCCGTCGGTTGGGGAAATTCCTGTTGGTTTTCATGGTGATGGGATTCATCCTCATTGCGTTCGCGCCATGGCAACAGTCCGTGAAGGGGACCGGTGGGGTGATTGCTTATGCGACGGACGAACGACAACAAACACTCGAAGCTCCCATTAAGGGGCGAATTGCTCGTCTGGGCGAAGGGGTATTTGAGAATGCCTTCGTCAAAAAAGGACAACTCATCGCCGAAATTACTGACATTGATCCCTCCTACTTGGGGCGGCTAGAGGATCAATTGGCGGCCTCCCAAAATCAGGTCCAAGCGGAGGCACAAATGTTGGAGGCCAGTCGCAACAATCTGATCGCCGCACACACGATCGTCAATTCCTACGAATCGCAGGTGAGAACCTATGAACAGGTCAAGGCGCAAGTCGTGGCGGCTGCGGACGCAGCGGTGAAGTCGGCGCAAAATAAGATCGACGCTGAGATTCAACAACTTGAGGAGCATAAGGCGGCGGAGTCGCAACTTGAGTTAAACTTCAAACGACAAAAGACGTTGTATGAAGAAAACATCGTGTCAGAACTCAAGTATCAAGAGGCTGATCGTAAGCTAAAAGAGATTCAAGCCAAAGTTGCCAAGACGGAACAATACATCAATTCCGCTAGGAACGAACTTGCCCAGAAACAAAGTGAGCGGAAGGCGAAAGAACAGAAGGCACAGGCCGACATTGATTACGCGAATGCGACCCTGCGCAAGGCGACGGGCGACGTGGCTAAAGCGGAAAGCGATGTGGCCAAAGCTCAGTCCAGTCTGAACAAGGCTCAAAAAGATCTGCTTGAGACAGAAACGAAAGTCGCACGTCAGAGAAGCCAATCTGTGATGGCGCCGTTTGACGGGTTTGTCACACAAATTACTCCCAATCAAGGAAGTCAGGTCCTTAAGGCGGGGGATCCGATTTGTCGCATCGTCCCTGAGACAGCGGATCGCGCTGTGCAGATTTGGCTGGACGGTAACGACGCGCCCTTAGTGGAGCCTGGCCGGCACGTTCGATTGCAATTTGAAGGTTGGCCGGCTGTGCAGTTTGCGGGCTGGCCGTCGGTTGCTGTTGGAACATTTGGCGGCGAAGTCGTTTCCGTCGACGCCACGGACGACGGCAAGGGGCGGTTTCGCATCTTGGTTCGTCCCGATCAAGCCGATCGGCCTTGGCCTGGTGATCGTTATCTGCGTCAAGGTGTGCGAGCCAACGGTTGGGTGCTGTTGAATCAAGTGCCGCTGTGGTACGAAATTTGGCGGAACATGAACGGCTTCCCACCGGTTGTTTCGATTGAGGAGCCGAAGAAAAAAAATAAGAAGCCGCCTTTGCCCAAATCTTAAGCCACGTAAAGTTCATCGGTCTGTTTTGGGAATTGTTCTCAGTCTCGTTTGGAGAGATTTGCCAATAGTTGCTGCCGTTTTAGAATCCCAATTGACTAACAATCTGTTGCTATGATTTTTCACCGATCCTCAACCCCGGGAGTCAGCGATGAGCATGAACTTTTCCACTGATGGATTGCCGTTGAAAGTTAAAGTCCAAGATTATGTCCAGCGGAAAATCGACTCAGCAATCGGCCCGTTTGAAGACTTCGTCAAAGCGGTCGACATCCGACTTGTCGACGTGAACGGCCCGAAAGGGGGCGTTGACCAACGTTGCCGGGTGGCGGTGGCTATGAACGGGAAGCCTGACATCATTGCTTCTGCCAATCATGAAAACGCCTATGGGGCAATTTCGTTGGCAGTCGACCGCGTGCGACGGAGTCTGGAACGGGTTGTGGGTCGCAACAAAGCAAAACGAAACCGGAATAGTCCACTGAGTCATCAGATTGAGGACTCAAATCCCCCCGAAAGTACGGAATTCGAATAAAGGTCTCGGCGTTTGAGGAAGGACTGGGGCTGAAAGAACAGGACCCGGTCCTTAAGCATGATTTAGGATAGAAATCAAACTCAATCGCCCCGATGGGCTGTGCCGATAATAACGATTACGAAGACTGTGGGGGGACCGTGAATCTACGCGCATAGAAACTCGTATCAAATGCACTGTTGTATGAACATGCCAATAGCGAGACTTCGCGCATCTCTCATTGCCTGTAGCGTCATCGCTGCTCTGGGTTGTTCGGTGACTACGAATCAACCCCCGGTTGATTTAAATCGATCGGCAAATACTGCGGCCCCAGCCTCCACGACAACCGTCGATCCAACAGAATCCGAGTACGACGACCAAAACGAGACGACGCTTGGCGATCCACTTCAGCTCGTTTCTGATGAAGTCGAGGCCGCGCCGGTTCCAGAGGAACTGCCTGAGGAAGTGGAGTACTTAACAGACAAAGATCCGGCAGCTGAACCTGAAGAACGGGCGGTTGAAGATTACATTCAGCCCATTCCCCTTGATCTCGGAGCCGGCAATGCGTCCGCCGTCGTCATCGACCAAGTCGTCAATTCGGTTCATGAGTCTTACCCACTGCTGGCTGCTGCACTGCTGGAAAACTCGATTGCTGACGGAAAGCAACTGGCGACTTGGGGCAAATTCGATACGAAGTTCAAAAGCGCGAGCCAAAATGGCGCTCTTGGTTTCTATGAGACCTACCGTCAGGATATCGGATTCGTCCAACCCATTTACAGTGGGGGTGAATTCTTTAGCGGCTATCGAATCGGACGCGGCAATTTTCAACCGTGGTATCAGGAACGTCAGACCAATGAAGGGGGCGAATTTAAGGCTGGGTTTCGCGTCCCGCTGCTGAAGAATCGCGAGATCGATGAGCGACGCGCCGCCCTGTGGCGTGCGACGTATGAACAACAACGCGTCCGTCCGGAAGTTCGCGCTCAATTGATTCTGTTCGTCCGAGAGGCCAGCATTGCCTACTGGACTTGGATTGCGACAGGACAGCAATACAGAATCTGGC from Symmachiella dynata encodes:
- a CDS encoding DUF2238 domain-containing protein → MSKILPADQYQKVLFLFYLVFFAGSCISPPYLQFLLMQHVPTVLAALLLGYVSNRFVISRFSFSLIILFLCLHTFGARYLYSYVPYDAWSENLLGINLSEVFGFHRNHYDRVVHLSYGLLLAIPVQEFEHRYLGLSKVLSSLLALEFIIATSASYEMIEWLVAVVFTPDWADQFLGQQGDIFDAQKDMALATTGAIISISVVALIDRLCMKAR
- a CDS encoding RtcB family protein, with product MNNSQLRRIGVPDFCIKSALAAVQVLAKQRGVRGGAMKERMRAVLAAPEDFVEDVDLGEFARDIIEDREFTRPEPIEYRTWGNDIDAGAHHQMQQSCSLPMAVGGALMPDAHIGYGLPIGGVLALDNAVVPYAVGVDIACRMKLSVLDLPVAALDEEFHRCKHALEGGTRFGVGSTHQRPQQHDVMDEDWTVTRVTRENKDKAWRQLGTSGSGNHFVEFGVFTLDVRDEELGLDAGEYVALLSHSGSRGAGASVCNVYSSIARKRLPKRYEDVQRLAWLDMDSEAGQEYWAAMNLMGDYAAANHAVIHRLVSDLLGAAVIGGVENHHNFAWKEMHGGKEVIVHRKGATPAGAGVLGVIPGSMADPAYVVRGKGNPASLDSASHGAGRRMSRTQAKDTYNFKAVKKDLAVKGITILSAGADEVPGVYKNIDAVMGEQQDLVDIVARFDPKIVKMCGDGSRAED
- a CDS encoding YceK/YidQ family lipoprotein, with the translated sequence MRILLAVILTLSVAGCGTMANLEGQQSPFLSPPGFKPVRVYGGVRNDFDWVSAGFNDSETDGDAQDNSDRLSTQILEDPIGVAGGMTALGYFAVVDPVLSFAADTITLPYVIGVLQESADESSVDVAQHPQIESDP
- a CDS encoding peptidase domain-containing ABC transporter, whose product is MMSGDLRAEKIAGGAWILEQFTHSNPVHERNAARRVLSEVMRAWPGDVHRLWWKWFNEAAKSLGLRARTMDCTVEEALALVEDGARLVTYRDEPKSEWLAVLGKSRRRIQMASAAQTVQEKRISVRSLKRSLTSLAKDGKIRCIVLEPQTGEHPVGGAHIAPLDRLRHLMLPEWSDLWIVLVFAFVVGLLMLATPIAIEALVNTVAFGRFLQPVVVLALILFTFLGFLAAVRALQTYVVEIIQRRLFARVAADLAYRLPRVEAEATDGHYVPELVNRFFDIVTVQKVAAQLLLDGLGLILTAVIGMAVLAFYHPWLLGFDIVLLASIAFIILVLGRGAIASSVKESKHKYYMAAWLEDIARCPSTFRNDGGTEFALERADRFIHEYLSARKSHFRILMRQILFALGLQAVASTVLLGIGGWLVINGELTLGQLVAAELIVTMIVGAFAKLGKHMESFYDLLASVDKLGVLFDLPIERQSGMLGVGQQGPIDVHVNAVSYAWPGRPAVVDSVSVKIPPATSFGIFGPSNSGKSTLVDLIGGLRSPTAGHLTLDGFDPSDLRPDVFRERVAIVRNNEVFHATIDENVHLHREDVSSNDVRETLQHLGLLEPILELDESRETAMSSSGAPLTENQCRLLTIARAVVGRPGLLLIDGVLDALPDEELELVLDFLLAPEQPWTIIIATGRESLARRCMNRIDLKSQSSPIKS
- a CDS encoding HlyD family secretion protein, whose protein sequence is MLAPAAYSETAMPSLRLARSSRLARRLGKFLLVFMVMGFILIAFAPWQQSVKGTGGVIAYATDERQQTLEAPIKGRIARLGEGVFENAFVKKGQLIAEITDIDPSYLGRLEDQLAASQNQVQAEAQMLEASRNNLIAAHTIVNSYESQVRTYEQVKAQVVAAADAAVKSAQNKIDAEIQQLEEHKAAESQLELNFKRQKTLYEENIVSELKYQEADRKLKEIQAKVAKTEQYINSARNELAQKQSERKAKEQKAQADIDYANATLRKATGDVAKAESDVAKAQSSLNKAQKDLLETETKVARQRSQSVMAPFDGFVTQITPNQGSQVLKAGDPICRIVPETADRAVQIWLDGNDAPLVEPGRHVRLQFEGWPAVQFAGWPSVAVGTFGGEVVSVDATDDGKGRFRILVRPDQADRPWPGDRYLRQGVRANGWVLLNQVPLWYEIWRNMNGFPPVVSIEEPKKKNKKPPLPKS
- a CDS encoding HPF/RaiA family ribosome-associated protein codes for the protein MSMNFSTDGLPLKVKVQDYVQRKIDSAIGPFEDFVKAVDIRLVDVNGPKGGVDQRCRVAVAMNGKPDIIASANHENAYGAISLAVDRVRRSLERVVGRNKAKRNRNSPLSHQIEDSNPPESTEFE